The Achromobacter pestifer genome includes a region encoding these proteins:
- a CDS encoding GNAT family N-acetyltransferase, whose amino-acid sequence MPLDIRLATLDELPDIEQIVAQAYGHYVARIGATPGPMLDDYAARIAQGVVHVLRVRDTVQGVLVLIREADCLLLDNIAVAPQAQGKGYGRDLMQFAENAARQAGYASIRLYTQEKMTENIAIYKRYGYVETHRAEEIGLKRVFMKKALF is encoded by the coding sequence ATGCCCCTCGACATACGCCTAGCCACCCTCGACGAGCTGCCCGACATTGAGCAGATCGTCGCGCAAGCCTACGGCCACTATGTCGCGCGCATCGGCGCGACGCCCGGGCCGATGCTCGATGATTACGCTGCCCGCATCGCACAAGGCGTGGTCCATGTGCTGCGGGTGCGCGATACCGTGCAAGGTGTGCTGGTCCTGATTCGGGAGGCCGATTGCCTGTTGCTGGACAATATTGCGGTGGCTCCGCAAGCGCAGGGCAAAGGCTATGGCCGCGACCTGATGCAATTCGCGGAAAACGCGGCGCGCCAGGCCGGTTATGCCAGCATCCGTCTCTACACGCAGGAGAAAATGACCGAGAACATCGCTATCTACAAGCGATACGGTTATGTGGAAACCCATCGCGCCGAAGAGATCGGCTTGAAGCGCGTCTTCATGAAAAAAGCCCTTTTTTAA
- a CDS encoding ClcB-like voltage-gated chloride channel protein, with product MATEIRIKKSGWAIWLRSRLLADNLPATLCAAALMGLLGALATVVFREMLAWTQMLLGGEDTPHGMVSLARGLSPWQRFLMPAIGGAIAGAILQMATRWLPKRGAADYMEAISIGRGVIGFRQTVARSLSSIFSIGSGASIGREGPMVQLAAMLSSLTGRYLVLPPRHLRLLVACGATAGITAAYNAPIAGALFISEIVFGAIASATLVPLVVSSVVANIVTRQILHYDAVFHMPPFTFVSGWEVINYLGLGVIAGLAAPQFLRFLDTARAAFGRVPAPLWVRMALGGLVVGALSVVNPQVWGNGYSVVNSMLHTQWAWQAVAAILLLKTLATAASVGSGAVGGVFTPTLFVGAALGALYGTGLQALFPAGDLSAVSSYAVVGMGALLAATTYAPLMSILMIFEMTLSYEVMLPLMLACITGYVIAHRIRPDSVYAKSLASNRRAQRVVAKDRDE from the coding sequence ATGGCGACAGAAATCAGAATCAAGAAATCAGGTTGGGCAATCTGGCTGAGAAGCCGTTTGTTGGCGGACAACTTGCCGGCCACGCTCTGTGCGGCAGCGCTGATGGGCCTTTTGGGCGCGCTGGCCACCGTGGTGTTCCGGGAAATGCTGGCCTGGACGCAGATGTTGCTGGGGGGCGAGGACACGCCCCACGGCATGGTGTCCTTGGCGCGGGGGCTGAGTCCCTGGCAACGCTTCCTGATGCCGGCCATAGGCGGCGCCATTGCCGGGGCCATCCTACAAATGGCGACCCGATGGCTGCCCAAGCGCGGCGCGGCGGACTACATGGAGGCGATTTCCATCGGCCGCGGAGTCATCGGCTTTCGCCAGACGGTCGCGCGCAGCCTGTCGTCGATTTTTTCCATCGGCTCCGGCGCCTCCATCGGCCGTGAGGGTCCCATGGTGCAGTTGGCGGCGATGTTGTCATCCCTGACCGGACGTTATCTGGTGCTGCCGCCCCGGCATCTGCGCTTGTTGGTCGCCTGCGGCGCCACGGCGGGGATTACTGCCGCCTACAACGCGCCCATTGCTGGCGCCTTGTTCATTTCCGAGATTGTTTTTGGCGCGATCGCTTCAGCCACGCTGGTGCCGTTGGTCGTATCGTCGGTCGTGGCGAACATTGTGACGCGCCAGATACTGCATTACGACGCGGTTTTTCATATGCCGCCCTTCACTTTCGTGTCCGGCTGGGAGGTCATCAACTACCTGGGACTGGGGGTGATCGCGGGCCTGGCGGCGCCGCAATTCCTGCGCTTTCTCGACACGGCGCGCGCCGCGTTCGGCCGCGTGCCCGCGCCGCTATGGGTGCGCATGGCATTGGGCGGCCTGGTCGTCGGCGCCTTGTCGGTGGTGAATCCCCAGGTCTGGGGCAATGGCTACAGCGTGGTCAATAGCATGCTGCATACGCAATGGGCCTGGCAGGCGGTGGCCGCCATCCTGCTTTTGAAGACGCTGGCCACCGCGGCCAGCGTCGGCTCGGGCGCGGTGGGCGGCGTGTTCACGCCCACGCTGTTCGTGGGGGCGGCGCTGGGCGCCCTGTACGGAACCGGCCTGCAGGCCTTGTTTCCGGCTGGGGATCTGTCGGCGGTATCCAGTTATGCGGTGGTGGGCATGGGGGCCCTGCTGGCTGCCACCACCTATGCGCCATTGATGTCCATCCTGATGATTTTCGAGATGACGCTCAGCTATGAAGTCATGCTGCCGCTGATGCTGGCCTGCATCACGGGCTACGTGATTGCGCATCGCATACGGCCGGACTCGGTGTACGCGAAATCGCTGGCCAGCAACCGGCGCGCGCAGCGCGTCGTCGCCAAGGATCGTGACGAATGA
- a CDS encoding response regulator: MRILLIEDEAELARWLSRSLARHAGFVVEWADDGLVAERRLAMEEFDAVILDLGLPGMDGHALLAKIRARDDRTPVLVLTARDSLAEKIGTLHQGADDFLPKPFVVEELEARLIALIRRSRGREHPRLTLGNLVFETSAQKFTVDGQPLQLSPREHSVLRVLIQKSGEPINKQQILDRILTDDADINLEAIEVVVHRLRKKLADTGVQIVTMRGMGYCLENLVDN; encoded by the coding sequence ATGCGCATCCTCCTGATAGAAGACGAAGCCGAACTTGCCCGCTGGCTTTCAAGAAGCCTGGCCAGGCACGCGGGTTTCGTCGTTGAATGGGCTGATGACGGGCTGGTCGCCGAAAGAAGGCTGGCGATGGAAGAATTCGATGCGGTCATCCTCGATCTGGGACTACCGGGCATGGATGGCCATGCTTTGCTCGCGAAGATTCGCGCGCGGGACGACCGTACGCCGGTCCTGGTCTTGACCGCGCGCGATTCGCTGGCCGAAAAAATCGGGACGCTCCACCAGGGAGCGGACGATTTCCTGCCAAAACCGTTTGTTGTGGAAGAGTTGGAAGCGCGATTGATCGCACTCATCCGGCGCAGCCGCGGGCGTGAACACCCCCGGCTCACTCTGGGAAACCTGGTTTTCGAGACTTCCGCTCAAAAATTCACGGTCGACGGACAGCCCTTGCAGTTATCCCCACGTGAACACTCGGTTCTGCGAGTGCTGATCCAGAAAAGCGGCGAACCCATCAACAAGCAGCAGATCCTGGACCGCATCCTGACGGACGATGCGGACATCAATCTGGAAGCGATCGAGGTCGTGGTGCACCGCTTGCGCAAGAAATTGGCGGATACCGGTGTGCAGATCGTGACCATGCGGGGCATGGGCTACTGCCTGGAGAACCTTGTTGACAACTAG
- a CDS encoding sensor histidine kinase: MMGALWLSNHQLRNQVDIAYDRSLSGALRAIDHNISTASGGLAMEQPYLMLEFFELTANGSVFYRVATEDGLAEIGNPGLPMPAEPLVSGEPRFFYANYQGTPVRVAALARPMDPPLYANKGGRVIVQVAEGLDTRQAFLHQVLVRSVERDLAVILISVLVIILGVFMALRPLARLRQEVEGRSADDLSPVSASEMPGEVLPLVAAVNLHMARFAAQARVQSQFLDDASHQLRTPLSVLRTQTAYALRETDPQEVRTALLAMQEGLDRAVRTTNQMLALARAKDASLAEGGFSPEPVDLVELADAVIRSLLPTARARQLDIGLEAEIRPVVVQGADWLLREAVSNLVDNAIRYTSPAGEVTVKVQAEAGQARLMVEDSGPGMSAEDIARAGVRFRRGAAGKNKPGAGLGLAIVGTIAEILGARLVLENRVPLPGLRVALVFTLENRQDVAAHQENSGI, encoded by the coding sequence ATGATGGGCGCCCTGTGGCTGTCAAACCACCAGTTGCGCAACCAGGTCGACATTGCCTACGACCGTTCGCTTTCCGGAGCGCTGCGCGCCATCGACCACAACATATCCACAGCCAGCGGTGGATTAGCCATGGAGCAGCCATACCTGATGCTGGAATTTTTCGAGCTGACGGCCAATGGCAGCGTTTTCTACCGGGTCGCCACCGAGGATGGGCTGGCCGAAATCGGCAATCCTGGCCTGCCCATGCCTGCCGAACCCCTGGTTTCCGGCGAACCGCGCTTTTTCTATGCCAACTACCAGGGCACGCCCGTACGGGTTGCGGCACTGGCCCGGCCGATGGATCCCCCGCTGTACGCGAACAAAGGGGGACGGGTTATCGTGCAGGTAGCCGAAGGCCTGGATACCCGCCAGGCCTTCCTGCACCAGGTGCTGGTGCGTTCGGTAGAACGGGACTTGGCCGTGATCCTGATCAGCGTCCTGGTGATCATCCTGGGGGTTTTCATGGCCCTGCGCCCCCTTGCCAGGCTGCGTCAGGAAGTTGAAGGGCGTTCTGCGGACGATTTAAGCCCCGTGAGCGCTTCGGAGATGCCAGGTGAGGTCCTACCCCTAGTCGCGGCCGTAAACCTCCACATGGCCCGTTTTGCGGCCCAGGCGAGGGTCCAAAGCCAGTTCCTGGACGACGCATCGCATCAGTTGCGCACGCCTTTGTCGGTTTTGCGGACCCAGACGGCCTATGCCCTGCGCGAAACAGACCCCCAGGAGGTCCGTACAGCCCTTCTGGCGATGCAGGAAGGGTTGGACAGGGCTGTACGCACCACCAACCAAATGCTCGCTCTGGCGCGCGCTAAGGACGCCTCGCTGGCCGAAGGCGGTTTCAGCCCCGAACCGGTGGACCTGGTCGAACTGGCCGACGCGGTCATCCGCAGCTTGCTTCCCACCGCCCGCGCGCGCCAGCTCGACATCGGTCTGGAGGCGGAAATCCGGCCGGTCGTGGTCCAGGGGGCGGATTGGCTGCTGAGGGAGGCGGTCAGCAACCTGGTCGACAACGCCATCCGCTACACCTCGCCGGCGGGGGAGGTCACCGTGAAGGTCCAGGCGGAGGCGGGGCAGGCCAGGCTGATGGTCGAAGACAGCGGTCCGGGCATGTCCGCCGAAGACATCGCCCGGGCCGGCGTCCGCTTTCGCCGAGGAGCGGCGGGCAAGAACAAGCCCGGCGCCGGCCTGGGGTTGGCGATAGTGGGCACCATCGCCGAGATCCTGGGCGCGCGCCTGGTGCTGGAAAATCGGGTGCCATTGCCGGGCCTGAGAGTGGCGCTGGTGTTTACCCTTGAAAACCGCCAGGATGTTGCGGCGCACCAGGAAAACAGCGGGATTTGA
- a CDS encoding Bug family tripartite tricarboxylate transporter substrate binding protein: MQTSLKLRLAAVVALGAITLSLGAAHAADEPRRPECIAPAQPGGGFDLTCRLATEGLKQSGALKTAMRIVYMPGGIGAVAYNNIVAQHPNEPGTIVAFSGGSLLNLAQGKFGKYNVNDVRWLAAIGTDYGVAVVRNDSPYTDLKSLMEAFKQDPTKIVLGAGGTVGSQDWMKAALTAKAAGVDFKKMRFVAFEGGGEAVTALRGGHIQAYMGDAAEAFTMLEGGAPIRVLAVFNDQRLPGKLNTVPTAKEQGYDIVWPIIRGFYVGPKVSDSDYQFWVDAFNKATASPEFDKLRQQQGLFPFNKTGPELDAYVKNQVKAYGELADSFGLVKK; this comes from the coding sequence ATGCAGACTAGTCTGAAACTTCGCCTGGCCGCCGTCGTGGCGCTGGGCGCGATTACCCTGTCCCTGGGCGCCGCCCACGCAGCCGATGAGCCGCGCCGCCCGGAATGCATCGCGCCTGCCCAGCCCGGCGGCGGTTTCGACTTGACCTGCCGCCTGGCCACCGAAGGCCTGAAGCAAAGCGGCGCGCTCAAGACTGCCATGCGTATCGTCTACATGCCTGGCGGCATCGGCGCCGTGGCCTACAACAACATCGTGGCCCAGCATCCGAACGAACCGGGCACCATCGTGGCGTTCTCGGGCGGCTCGCTCTTGAACCTGGCCCAGGGAAAATTCGGCAAATACAACGTCAACGACGTGCGCTGGCTGGCCGCCATCGGCACCGACTACGGCGTGGCCGTGGTCCGCAACGATTCCCCGTACACCGACCTGAAGAGCCTGATGGAAGCCTTCAAGCAGGATCCGACCAAGATCGTGCTGGGCGCGGGCGGCACGGTGGGCAGCCAGGACTGGATGAAGGCCGCGCTGACCGCAAAGGCCGCGGGCGTGGATTTCAAGAAGATGCGCTTCGTGGCGTTTGAAGGCGGCGGCGAAGCCGTCACGGCCTTGCGCGGTGGCCACATCCAGGCCTACATGGGCGACGCGGCGGAAGCCTTCACCATGCTCGAAGGCGGCGCCCCCATCCGCGTGCTGGCCGTGTTCAACGACCAGCGCCTGCCGGGCAAGTTGAACACCGTGCCGACCGCCAAGGAACAGGGTTACGACATCGTCTGGCCGATCATCCGTGGCTTCTATGTCGGTCCGAAGGTGTCGGACAGCGATTACCAGTTCTGGGTCGACGCCTTCAACAAGGCCACGGCCTCGCCTGAGTTCGACAAGCTGCGCCAGCAGCAGGGCCTGTTCCCGTTCAACAAGACGGGTCCCGAGCTGGACGCCTACGTGAAGAACCAGGTCAAGGCCTACGGCGAACTGGCCGACTCTTTCGGCCTGGTCAAGAAGTAA
- a CDS encoding tripartite tricarboxylate transporter TctB family protein has translation MNDRILGVAALALAAFMTVAGWGIEAPFAYEPVGPRAFPLLLALIIGLCGLWLVYKGGHQVEANPPGANARIALMMAFVVAYAFLFQWLGFVIATTLMTIFVGRLFGGGWVKCAIGGAVMSVLFFLLFDKVLDVVLPTGLLETLI, from the coding sequence ATGAACGATCGAATACTGGGCGTGGCGGCGCTTGCGCTGGCCGCCTTCATGACCGTGGCGGGTTGGGGAATCGAAGCCCCCTTCGCCTATGAGCCGGTGGGCCCGCGCGCCTTTCCCTTGCTGCTGGCGTTGATCATTGGCCTGTGCGGCCTGTGGCTGGTCTACAAGGGCGGCCATCAGGTCGAGGCCAATCCGCCTGGCGCCAATGCGCGCATCGCGCTGATGATGGCGTTCGTGGTGGCCTATGCCTTCCTGTTCCAGTGGCTGGGCTTCGTGATCGCGACCACCCTGATGACGATATTCGTCGGTCGCCTGTTCGGGGGCGGCTGGGTCAAGTGCGCCATCGGCGGCGCCGTCATGAGTGTCCTGTTTTTCTTGCTGTTCGACAAGGTGCTGGACGTGGTCCTGCCCACCGGTTTGCTGGAGACCCTGATATGA
- a CDS encoding tripartite tricarboxylate transporter permease, with protein MSGILDHLAIGFGVALSLTNLLVAMIGSFIGTMVGVLPGLGPVNGVAMLIPIAFAMNLPPETALILLAAVYVGAEYGGRITAILLNVPGEASAIMTTLDGYPLARQGLASVALSLSAWSAFFGAIVSVVGIILLAPLLAKWALAFGPAEYFVLMIFAFCCLTSLLGKQPVKGVLAAMIGLSISVVGVDANSGVYRYTFELVHLADGIEFVVVVIALFAVSEMLEMLEKVMSGHSVEVKPSGRKLFNLKEMALTWWSVVRSSLVGFGVGVLPGAGASVAAAVAYSQEKRIIEAKDPDAKFGKGDMRGLVAPEAAATASAIGSFVPMLTLGVPGSGTTAVMMGALTLYNITPGPVLFDSKPELVWGLIASLFVANVLLFVMNVPLVRFFAKVLSVPGWLMVPGILCISYIGVYAINAGTFDLLLVAGIGALGYFLRKFGVPMAPLVLGVVLGNMMEQNLRRALSMTDGDVGVLFASPVSISMWVGAAAVVIVPQIMRRLRAAKKLAAGPA; from the coding sequence ATGAGCGGCATTCTTGATCACTTGGCGATAGGCTTTGGCGTAGCCTTGTCGCTGACCAACCTGCTGGTGGCCATGATCGGTTCGTTCATCGGCACGATGGTGGGCGTACTGCCCGGCCTGGGACCGGTCAACGGCGTGGCAATGCTGATCCCGATCGCGTTCGCCATGAACCTGCCGCCCGAGACCGCGCTGATCCTGCTGGCTGCCGTGTACGTGGGCGCAGAGTACGGCGGCCGCATCACCGCCATTCTGTTGAACGTGCCGGGCGAGGCCAGCGCCATCATGACGACGCTGGACGGCTATCCGTTGGCGCGCCAGGGGCTGGCCAGCGTCGCGCTGTCGCTTTCCGCCTGGTCCGCGTTCTTCGGCGCCATCGTGTCGGTGGTGGGCATCATCCTGCTCGCGCCGTTGCTGGCCAAGTGGGCCTTGGCCTTCGGCCCCGCCGAGTACTTCGTGCTGATGATCTTTGCGTTCTGCTGCCTGACCAGCCTGTTGGGTAAACAACCCGTGAAGGGCGTGCTGGCGGCGATGATAGGTCTGTCGATTTCGGTGGTGGGCGTGGACGCGAATTCCGGCGTGTATCGCTACACCTTCGAATTGGTGCATCTGGCTGACGGCATCGAATTCGTGGTGGTGGTGATTGCGCTGTTCGCGGTCAGCGAGATGCTGGAAATGCTGGAGAAGGTGATGTCCGGCCACAGCGTCGAGGTCAAGCCCAGCGGCCGCAAGCTCTTCAACCTGAAGGAAATGGCGCTCACCTGGTGGAGCGTGGTGCGCAGTTCGTTGGTGGGCTTTGGCGTGGGCGTGTTGCCTGGCGCAGGCGCCAGTGTGGCCGCGGCCGTGGCGTATTCGCAGGAAAAGCGCATCATCGAGGCCAAGGATCCGGATGCCAAGTTCGGCAAGGGCGACATGCGCGGCCTGGTCGCGCCGGAAGCTGCCGCCACGGCCTCGGCCATCGGTTCGTTCGTGCCGATGTTGACGCTGGGCGTGCCCGGTTCGGGTACCACTGCCGTGATGATGGGCGCGCTGACGCTCTACAACATCACGCCGGGTCCGGTTCTGTTCGACTCCAAGCCCGAATTGGTGTGGGGTTTGATCGCCTCGCTGTTCGTGGCCAACGTGCTGCTGTTCGTCATGAACGTGCCGCTGGTGCGCTTCTTCGCCAAGGTGCTGTCGGTGCCGGGATGGCTGATGGTGCCGGGCATCCTGTGCATCAGCTACATCGGCGTTTACGCCATCAACGCAGGCACCTTCGACTTGCTGTTGGTGGCGGGCATCGGCGCGCTGGGCTATTTCCTGCGCAAGTTCGGCGTTCCCATGGCGCCGCTGGTTTTGGGCGTGGTGTTGGGCAACATGATGGAACAGAACCTGCGCCGCGCCTTGTCGATGACCGATGGCGATGTGGGCGTGTTGTTCGCCAGCCCGGTGTCGATCTCGATGTGGGTGGGGGCGGCTGCGGTCGTGATCGTGCCGCAGATCATGCGCCGCCTGCGCGCAGCGAAGAAGCTTGCCGCTGGTCCGGCCTGA
- a CDS encoding pyridoxal phosphate-dependent aminotransferase produces the protein MIRSKLPDVGTTIFTVMSRLAIEHKAINLGQGFPDFDPDPALCALVSKAMADGHNQYPYMPGVAPLREAIAAKTRELYGHAYDPETEITVTSGATEALMATVLAAVGSGDEVVVIEPCYDSYLPAIRLAGGTAVPVPLRAPTEADPYYRIDWQRVRDAITSKTRLLMLNFPHNPTGAVLDDSDLDALEAIVRDTGVLLVSDEVYEHIVFDGKPHASVARRPLLAEHAFVISSFGKTYHTTGWKIGYCCAPRQLSAELRKVHQFMVFTVPSPMQFALAEFMRDPKPYLDLPAFYQAKRDHLAQGLAKTRFRPLPSPGTFFLLADYSQISKQNEADFARDLTVNHGVTVIPVSAFYRQPDAPESNHRIVRFCFAKKDATLDAALARLAQV, from the coding sequence ATGATCCGATCCAAACTTCCCGACGTTGGCACCACCATCTTTACCGTGATGAGCCGCCTGGCCATCGAACACAAAGCCATCAACCTTGGCCAGGGCTTTCCCGACTTCGATCCAGATCCCGCCTTGTGCGCCCTGGTTTCGAAGGCCATGGCCGACGGCCACAACCAGTATCCCTACATGCCCGGGGTCGCACCGCTGCGCGAGGCCATCGCCGCCAAGACGCGCGAACTCTACGGCCATGCCTACGATCCGGAAACCGAGATCACCGTCACCAGCGGCGCGACCGAAGCGCTGATGGCAACCGTCCTGGCCGCCGTAGGCAGCGGTGACGAAGTCGTCGTCATCGAGCCCTGCTATGACTCCTATCTGCCGGCAATCCGCCTGGCCGGCGGCACCGCCGTGCCGGTGCCGCTGCGCGCGCCCACCGAGGCGGACCCCTACTACCGCATCGACTGGCAACGCGTGCGCGACGCCATTACGTCGAAGACTCGCCTGTTGATGCTGAACTTTCCGCACAACCCGACCGGCGCGGTGCTGGACGACAGCGACCTGGACGCGTTGGAAGCCATCGTGCGCGACACCGGCGTGCTGCTGGTGTCCGACGAGGTCTACGAGCACATCGTGTTCGATGGCAAACCCCACGCCAGCGTGGCGCGCCGCCCGCTCCTGGCCGAGCATGCCTTCGTGATTTCGTCCTTCGGCAAGACCTATCACACCACCGGCTGGAAGATCGGCTATTGCTGCGCGCCGCGCCAGCTCAGCGCCGAACTGCGCAAGGTACATCAATTCATGGTGTTCACCGTGCCTTCTCCCATGCAGTTCGCGCTGGCCGAATTCATGCGCGACCCCAAGCCTTACCTGGACCTGCCCGCCTTCTATCAGGCCAAACGCGACCACCTGGCGCAAGGGCTGGCCAAGACGCGCTTCCGCCCCCTGCCCAGCCCGGGCACGTTCTTCCTGCTGGCCGATTACAGCCAGATTTCCAAGCAGAACGAGGCCGACTTCGCGCGCGATCTGACGGTGAATCATGGCGTCACGGTGATACCGGTATCGGCGTTCTACCGTCAGCCCGATGCGCCCGAATCCAACCACCGCATCGTGCGCTTCTGCTTTGCCAAAAAGGACGCCACGCTCGATGCGGCACTGGCACGCCTGGCGCAAGTCTGA
- a CDS encoding AbrB family transcriptional regulator — MVGQNMLWRVLGGLALALAGALLAAWAHIPLPWMLGALLVTAATRIAGLGTACPRPARNAGQWVIGTSLGLYFTPQVIGHIGSNAGPIIVGMLFALGLAFMGTAILRRYTDVDFKTAWFSSAIGGASEMANLAERHGARIDRVATAHSVRVLMVVVTVPFIFQWWGVAGLDPTVPGPKVVHGWGLAALVALTCIGGAAFMRLRLPNPWVLGPMLVAMILTLNGIELSALPDYVPKIGQLLIGWSLGDRYRPDFFRAAPRFIAAVACFTVAALALAFGLGALLSLWSAAPIPTLILGTTPGGIAEMAITAKVLQLGVPVVTAFHVTRMVFVVIVTGPIYAFLARRQNGKA, encoded by the coding sequence ATGGTGGGTCAGAACATGTTGTGGAGAGTACTGGGTGGTTTGGCGCTCGCATTGGCGGGTGCGTTGTTGGCGGCGTGGGCTCATATTCCGCTGCCTTGGATGCTGGGCGCGTTGCTGGTGACCGCGGCGACGCGCATCGCGGGTTTGGGCACCGCGTGCCCGCGGCCGGCGCGCAATGCGGGCCAGTGGGTGATCGGCACGTCACTGGGCCTGTACTTCACGCCACAAGTGATTGGCCACATCGGCAGCAATGCGGGGCCCATCATCGTCGGCATGTTGTTCGCGCTAGGCCTGGCATTCATGGGCACGGCGATCCTGCGCCGCTACACCGACGTCGATTTCAAGACAGCCTGGTTTTCTTCCGCCATCGGTGGAGCCAGCGAAATGGCGAACCTGGCCGAGCGCCACGGCGCGCGCATAGACCGCGTTGCGACGGCACATAGCGTGCGTGTGTTGATGGTTGTGGTCACAGTGCCATTCATCTTTCAATGGTGGGGCGTGGCGGGTCTGGATCCCACTGTGCCCGGGCCTAAAGTGGTCCATGGTTGGGGGCTGGCGGCGCTGGTTGCGCTGACCTGCATCGGCGGCGCCGCCTTCATGAGGCTGCGATTGCCGAATCCCTGGGTGCTGGGGCCAATGCTGGTCGCCATGATCCTGACGCTCAATGGCATCGAGCTGTCGGCTCTTCCTGATTACGTGCCGAAGATAGGCCAGTTGCTGATCGGCTGGTCGCTGGGCGACCGTTACCGGCCGGATTTCTTTCGGGCGGCGCCACGTTTCATTGCCGCGGTGGCGTGTTTCACGGTGGCTGCGCTGGCGCTCGCGTTCGGTCTTGGCGCCTTGCTGTCGCTATGGTCGGCTGCTCCCATTCCCACCTTGATTCTGGGCACCACGCCGGGCGGCATTGCCGAGATGGCGATTACCGCTAAAGTGCTGCAGCTGGGCGTTCCGGTGGTGACCGCATTCCACGTTACGCGCATGGTTTTTGTGGTGATTGTGACCGGTCCGATCTACGCTTTTTTGGCGCGCCGACAGAACGGCAAGGCCTAG
- a CDS encoding cold-shock protein — protein MAQKGKVKWFNADKGFGFITPDVGGTDVFAHFSAIQGRGYRSLNEGQEVEFEVKDGPKGPQAAEIRPL, from the coding sequence ATGGCTCAGAAGGGCAAAGTTAAGTGGTTCAACGCTGACAAGGGTTTCGGTTTCATCACGCCGGACGTTGGTGGCACCGATGTTTTCGCACACTTTTCCGCCATCCAGGGCCGCGGCTATCGCAGCCTGAACGAAGGCCAGGAAGTCGAATTCGAAGTCAAGGATGGTCCGAAAGGACCTCAAGCGGCCGAAATTCGCCCGCTCTAA